Below is a genomic region from Lampris incognitus isolate fLamInc1 chromosome 2, fLamInc1.hap2, whole genome shotgun sequence.
TTTGCCGAGCAAGTCATGATTCTCAAACAACTGGGCTTCTGCAAGGCTGAAGCCCCACGATACTTGCTTGCATGGATTTTTTACTAGGGAAGTCTTGCTGTGGTGGACAAAGAATTTGACATTTTCATTCTCAAATTCGATGACAAAGCTGTTTCCCCTGTTTATGACGGGGATGGAAAATACTGAAGCAGGTAGGGCTTCCTTTCCAAGTCATATtctgtttgcaaaaaaaaaaacagtgggtCCCTCCACCCCGTGCCCTCATCTTCCCTGATCCGCTTTACCTTTCTGTCTCCACACTCGTCTCTATACATACCTTTCACTTACACTCACTTCTTTTTCAGTCTGTCCCATAATGGCACGCTTGGGGCTATTCCTTATTTGCAATATCATGAGTTTCCAATTTTGCGTGTTTTACGTAACTTTGCACGGGCCGACAAGATTCTTTTGGACCCGTGTAAGTAGGATTCTGCattgtaagaagaaaaaaaaagaaaaaaagaaaagctctcTTACGGTTGacccatattattattattattattattatcacagaCAGCCTTACCTTCAGTCTCCGGGGTGGGAAAGCAGCGGTTTCCTGCATCTGTGCAAACAAAACGCTGCCCACCGTGAGAGCCAGGAGAGGTGCGGAGCCGAAGCCCCTCAGGGAACCTCCGACGGTCCGATGCGCTGCCATGGCCGCGACGTGGCTTCCCCGTGCAAGAACCGTCAAGTGAGACCGGACCGGTTTCCCGTAGTTAAGGACTCTCCTTTGCATCCATGTTATATAGCCGGCGGCGCCTCTGTCCCAGATgaggtggtggaggtggaggtggaggtggaggaggaggaggtggggacgTGAGACTGCATCGGAGTTCTCTCACATTACTGCAGGGGTCAGTGACGAGCCAATTTAATGAACACCGAACTCAATTTGTCTATCAAATGTAGCATAGTCCAAACTAGTTGGACTTGTTATAGATTTggttttaaaatgattttaataAGCCTACGTCTTCCACAAGCCCCTTTGACAGGCTTGTGAAAAGGTAggtgttgttttctttttaattGATCGTTTTACAGAACAGGCTCAGAGTGTTTGAACTACACGTTTGGGATGATGCTCAATTTCAGATGGTTGTAATATTGACCAAAAGCAGGTTTTTCTTACGAAAGGCCCTTGCGGTTAATTAGCCTCGAGTGCACATTTTCACCACATTCGCATGGCCATCGGAAGTTTGTTTTatggtaaaaaaataaagaaacgCACCACAGGGCGACAAAGAAACGAGTAACACTACACGCTCGCGGATTTTCCCCGAACACGGCAACTAAGAAGCGAAGCCCCCTTCAGCCGCCCACCGTCCACGTTATGAGGCAAAACCAGCCACTGCCTCCGTTTCTGCAGGACTTGGACTTGCAAGCTGCGGTGATGGTAATGATGAATTGTGTTTCACGGGGGGTGGTTTGCTATTAAACACCACTCGCGCCATTTTATTGATTTATATTGTAaagtactaataagacacgttagtccccagctgacgggtccgaccctttagccgagcggttagtgacgtcgccttgcggtgcagtacacctcgtatcgaatcccgcactgggcaagaaaataaacggttataatattttatttatctattcttttttgggggggtgtgcCGAATTTAGGTCCTAACGCATTGTTCCGTATTGGCAATtaatttctgggggggggggtgcatttctgcaacaaaaaaaaatagacTGTTATATTTCTGTCTTTGTTAAAAGATAATAATCGGCTAAATATCAAATTCCTTGGTTGCGCTAGACGCCGTGAAgaggacaagggggggggggagacggatTTGTGCCTTTTTCCGGTAGGCTGCTTTGGCCACGTTACATCGGTCGGAACTGTCGTACTTGGTAAGACGTGTTTCTTACGACGTCTACGTGGTGGCGCACTTGCGCGAGCCGGAGGAAATGGCGACCGTCAAACGCGGGGTTAACAGTGGCCAACCGGTGAAATAACCTCGGAACTGACACTCGAGCTTCTTACTCAGCGAACCGGGGTCAACCCCCTGTGCTTTGGCCGCGGTCACGGAAATATGATTTTACGCGAAGAGAAATAACTAACTTCTGGAAATACCAATAAACAGGTACAGTCCGGCGTCGGACATTTAATCGCTCTCATTTGATGTGGTGTTAGCTTGTTTGCTAGCTAGCCGGTTTAATCCCATAATCTCAGTGATTAGCGCTGCCTGGTCGTTTTCTCTAGCGAGCACACTGTCCTTATATAGGTGAACAGAATAATCGTAAATtggccgtgccccccccccctcaaactaATCGCACCCTAGAGACGTGTCTGCATCCCTTATGCTATTGATTTATTGTGTGGGAAGTTAGCTAGTATCACATTAGTTGAAAAACGTATATCAAATGTCAAAATAAATCGACCCTAGTCCTTCATGTAACTGACTTCTGCGTAGCGATATCACGAATTCTCACTTTATGCCCATTTTAAGATTCCTCATTATTTTTACTCCCTGACAGCCTTAACGGGGGTAGTTGTAATATCACAAGAGAATGTTGTGCTTTACCCTGATGTAATGTGTTTCTCCCATTTTGCATTTTCTGATTCTAGACACAACATATACTGTGGCATTTTGGAGCATTGCCGGAACCCTTGCAGAGGAATGGCCAAAGATCAGAAACAAAACAGGGTAGAAACATTTGTCTTTGCTGGATCAAATGGTCACAATGGCCAACAATGGCAGACCGGTGTGAATAACAAGGTGCAAATTAACCTACCAGCCACCCATCAAATGTCGTGCCTAGCCTGTGTTACATCTAATGTGAGGCACAAGTGCGCTGCTTATGTACTGGCACTGAGACCATGGAGCTTCAGTGCCTCTCTCACACCCGTGGCTCTTGGCAGTGCCCTAGCATATAAACTGGAGGGCTCTGTGGACTTGGTCATCCTGATGGTGTGTGCAGTGGCTGTGCTGGTCGTCCATGGGGCAGGGAATCTTGTGAACACTTACTATGATTTCTCTAAAGGGATTGATCACAAAAAGAGCGACGATAGGACTCTTGTGGATGAGATCTTGGCCCCACAGGATGTAGTCATGTTTGGAGCGATTTTATATTCATTGGGGTGCTTGTGTGCCACGCTCTTGTACTTTCTTTCCACGCTACGTCTGGAGCACCTAGCCCTGATTTACTTTGGAGGgctctccagctcttttttataCACTGGAGGTGAGTGAAATGTTGGGGGAATTCTGATGGTCTAGTGGTAGCTTCACTCTTT
It encodes:
- the ubiad1 gene encoding ubiA prenyltransferase domain-containing protein 1 — its product is MAKDQKQNRVETFVFAGSNGHNGQQWQTGVNNKVQINLPATHQMSCLACVTSNVRHKCAAYVLALRPWSFSASLTPVALGSALAYKLEGSVDLVILMVCAVAVLVVHGAGNLVNTYYDFSKGIDHKKSDDRTLVDEILAPQDVVMFGAILYSLGCLCATLLYFLSTLRLEHLALIYFGGLSSSFLYTGGIGLKYVALGDVVILITFGPLAVMFAHAVQVGYLSVLPLVYAVPLALNTEAILHSNNTRDMDSDKHAGIVTLAILIGPTLSYILYNVLLFVPYVLFCILATHYTISMALPLLTLPMAFPLEKQFRSRYYSKIPQKTAKLNLLMGLFYVFGIILAPQGSLPLL